CTCCCGAAGGAGCGTGTCGGACCGAAGATTTACGAAGTAGCCAGGGGGAGCCTTCCACTCGCGCCTACAACGCGGCGTCGGAGTAAAGGCTCCGCCCGGGTCTCGGTTGGCTCCGGCGATGCCCCAGGCGGCCGGCCCCTCATCCTCCATAGGCGGAATACCTCCGCATGCCCTTCTTCCACAATACGGCACAGCCCGCCGCGAGGAGGAGCACCCACCCGGCCGCCTTCGACAGGCAGAAGAGCGCTTCCCTCTCGGAGAGCATGCCCATGAGAAACGTCGTCGGAATATAGTTCGTATACGCGAACGGCAATCGGATCAGGAAGGTGAAGGGCGCGTCGGGCAGCAGCATCAGCGGAAAGACGATGCCCGCCGAGATGTTTCGGAGGACCCTTATCGAGGTATAAAGGGAGGATACCCTGGAAAAATAGAAGCTGTACAGGCTTATGGAGAAGTCGACCAGAAAGTTTATCAGGTAGCCCACCAGCAGAAACGCGGCGAATATCGCCACCTTCGATAGGGATATTCCGGCTGGATGCGGAACGATGTATCTTCGCAGCAGCGCGTAAAGGACCGCCAGCGGAACTGCATTCATGACGACGAAGACCACGCGCTGCGGCATGTCGGTCATCAGTTGATAAAGGGCGTAGTTGTAGGGTTTCAGGAGGTATTGGCTCAGATTCCCCAGCCGGATGTCGTCCGATATCCTGAATATCGACGTCGTCGAGGTGATGTTGCTCACGATCAGGGTCGTGAAATAGTACGTGACGATTCCCTCCGTGCCGAGCGGCATCCCGTCGTTTCCGCGCGCCGCGGCAATCCACAGCAGGGTATTGACCCCGAACGGCGCCAGGGAGAACAGGAACGAGGATATGAAGTTCACCCGGTATTCCAGCTGGTTGGCCAGGGCAGTCCTGAATATTCCGCAGTATTTCCGCATGGCGCAGCCTCGTTCATCTCCCGTATATCCGTCTGATGACGTCTTCCATGCCGATGTTCTCGATGTTGATGTCGCTCAGCTCATCGATGAAGCGGTTGGAGATGTCCTTCAGAATGTCCAGGCTCGTCTCGGGATCTGCGGAGATCCTGACGGCGTTGTCCTCCACTTTTTCAGCCTGAAGGCTTCCCCTCGACCCGAGCGCTTCGATCATTCCGTCCGCGTTGGGCGCATTCAGCTTCAGGATGAAATATTTTTGGCTCAGAAAGTCCCTTTTGAAATTGCCGAACGTGTCCGCATAAATTTTTTCTCCCTTGTCGAGCAGGATCAGGGAGTCGCAGAGGGACACGATGTCGTTGAAGTTATGGCTGGTCAGGATGACGGTCGATGCGTGCGCCGCGCAGTACCGCTTCAGGAACTCGCGTATGTTGTGCTGGGTGACGACGTCCAGCCCTATGGTGGGCTCGTCGAGAAAGATGACGTCGGGTTTGTGGAGCAATGCGGCTATCAACTCCATCTTCATCCTTTCCCCGAGGGACAGGCGCCTCACCTGTACGTTGACCAGCTCCTCCACGCCCAGCAATTCGACCATCATGCGCAGGGTGTCCCGGTAGTCCCCGTCCTCCACCCCGTAAATCGTCCTGTTCAGTTCGAAGGAGTCCAGGGCCGGCAGGTCCCACCACAGCTGGCTCTTGTTTCCCATGACCATGGAGATGCGGCGCAGGTATTCCTTCTTCTTGTCGAAGGGGCGATACCCCAAAACGTCGATCCGTCCCCTCGAGGGCATGATCAGGCCGGACAGCATTTTCAGTGTGGTGGTCTTTCCCGCCCCGTTCAAGCCGATCAGGCCGGTTATCGCCCCCCTGGGGATCTGGAAGGAAAGGTCGTTGACCGCGCTTTTAAGAAGCGGTTCGCGATGGAACAGGTTCCTCAGGCTCCCCCTCAGCCCCGGTTCCTTTTTGTAATACGCGTAATCCTTGCCGATCCTCTCCGCCGTGATGACGCTGCTGCGACTAACTGCCCGCGCCGGCATATCTTCTGAGCCCCCTCTCGAAGACGAAATCCGACAGGCAAAAAAACACGAGGGACGATGCGAACGAATATATCGTGAGCGGCAGACTCAACCCCTTCACGACGGACAGGATCGGAAAGTTGAAGCACACCAGCAGGGGAACTGCGAAGATGAGGAACTTCCGCACGAGCGAGGGGTATATCGTCATCGGCTTGTTCCCCGCGGTGATCAGCTCGGAGCCTATGCCCATGACGATATCCATCCTCATGACCCAGAAGGACAGGGACATCAACAGATACATGATGGAATAGATCAGCAGAAAACCGTTGAGCGAAAGCAGAACGTACGTCACGGCCCCCGCCGGGGTGAGGGGCGTCTCGAGCCTTGCCAGACAATAGGCTATTCCCGCCGCGTTGAGCAGTATGTTCTTGACCTGCGGCACGTCGAATTCATGGAACGAGATGTTGAACCGCTTGTTGATGGGCTTGAGCAGAATGAAATCCAGGCTGCCCGTGTTGACCATCTCCGGGAGCCTTCGCAGGCCCGGGACGATCAGGAAGGTGAACGCGGAATCCATCAACCCTCCCTGGAAGGTCAGCATCAGCGTCTGGTATCGGTTCCAGCCGTTTATCGTCTCCGTGTGCGTGAACACGACATCGATGAAGAGGACGTACATGGCCGTCCAGACGAGCTCGAAGGTCCCTCCGGCGATGAAGTTGAACTTGTACTCCATCAGGTTCATCAGGGAGCCTCTCAGGTAAGCCTTCATGACGGAACGATATTTTTTCATGGGCCCCGGTCTCCTCGCAAAAGACGAGAGCGTCATCCCGAACTCGGGGACGGCCTGTCATTCATCTGTCAGCCATCTTGGGCATCCTTTCACATCTTAGCAGCCTCTCGCGACAGCTGTGTGTCGTAGTTGGACAAAAATTTCCGTGCGGTTTCGATCAGCTCTACCCGGTAGTCCTCCGGCCCCACGACCTTCACCCTGTCGCCGAAGCTGAGCAGCAACGCCTTCCACAGGCGCTCCCTCGCCGGAACGCGGATGAAGGTCCTGCGGGCATCCTCGGCCAGCTCTTCGATGGGGCAGTCGGGAAAATACTCCTCCATCAGAGGCGCGTCCTCCGCGGAGAAATGCACCTCGATATCGATGCAGGTCCTGTAGTATGCCTGCTCCGACTCCTGCATCCGCCGCTCGACGTCTCCGTGCTCGATCCGCGAGCTCCGTTCCGTGACCTCGGGATTTTGCATCCTTGCGACCTTGAACGTCCTGTATTCCCGGCGCTCCAGGGAGTAGGCGAACAGGTACCATGCGTACCATTTGTAATGGATGGCCAGCGGTTCGACGTGAGGCCGGGATCGCCTTCCGTCCGCGTTCCGGTAGTCGAAGGCGACGCACTTCCTGTCGGAGATGGCCGACTCCAGCAGGGCGTTCAGGTCCTGGACCCTTTTGTTCTCCCTCGCGACGCTGAAATCCCAAAAGACCTTCTGCCCTCCCTCCCTCTCGATGATGGCGTTGTATTTCTCTATCAGGGTGTCGAGCGCATCGTTGGAGTAGGACGTCGCGAGGCTTTCCAGCGCCCTCGCGATCATCTGCTGTTCGCCGCTTCGGATGTCGATGTTTTTCATCTTGTACGCGGGAAGGATGGAATAGCCCCCGAACCTGCCGTTGACCGAGTACACCGGAATCCCCGCCGAGGAGATGGATATGATGTCCCGCTGGATGGTGCGGACCGAGACCTGGAAGCGCTCCGCCAGACGCGAGGCGGAGACGTTTTCGTGATTCAGCAGATGGATGATGATGCCGAGAAGACGGTCCAGTTTCATTTTATGAGGAATCCCTCCACAAGTCGCTGCATTGCCTGGGTAAAGTATACAGCACAAAGCATGCAGCAAAACCATGGCAGGTGGCCGAAGCCGGGTTAGGAGCAACAATTTTAGGAAACTCAGGACACTGGATATATGGATAAACGGACGAAACGGTAAAGTCGGCTTGGCCTGATAAAGCCCCTGGTGAAGAATCTGATGAAACCCCTGGTGAAGCAACTCAGCAACCAATGCGGCGCGCTACGCTTGCCGGTTGTTTGCTTATTGCGTATCGCAACGTCCGTCAGCATCTTCTTCACTCCCCCTTCGGCCCACATATCATGGTGGACTTTCATGGAGTAAAGACAAAAGAAAAAACCGCTTGACAGCGAGCTTTGGGGATAATCTTGGATGTTTGTGAAAAAGGTAATGGATGTGAGGGATAAAAACGGCCGTGAAAAAGTGCGCAGAACAAAAATAAATAACAAAGGTTAAATATTTTTGTTGTACGGTTTGTTATACGGTTGGCCGGGTTTCGCTCCCTTGTGAAGTTGAAGGGCGATAATCCGTAGGGTCGATACATGAGTCATATTCTGCCTTAGAAATTTTCTCCCAGTCCGTTTTATTAACCCCCCGAAGTTTATTGCAGGCATCATAAGGATAAGCTGAAGCTATTTTTATCCAACGCTGCTTTTCTTTGACAATAGCCCGTATCTCTTCGGCCACCTCTCCAAAATCGTTATCTTGGCTAAAAAGCAGTGCCACATCATATTCTGCAAGGCGTGCCATTCGCACCATATCTAAAGCGATCCGTATATCTACTCCCTTTTCTCGAGCAACATCTCCCGAGTAGCGAAGTGGAGCAGTGAAAAAAGTCACCCGAGAATCTTGATTTTTATGAGCCGCAAGTTTTTTGTTCCAGAAATGATGCCACGTTTCATTGATTGCAAGGTCATGAAGTCCCGTATAAAGATGGATACCTGTCAATATCCACCCCTCGTTATGGTGTCGAACGGTCAAAAGTTTGGCGAGTTCGATAGGGCTAAAGTTGGGATAAGAGTATCCCCAGAGAGTTTTGACGGATTTAAATAGGTTTTGGCAATCAAAAAAGGCTGCGACGCGTTTCTTCGCGGGTTCACAGCACAGCATTCCAGCCTCCTAAAAAAAACCCCTTAGGAGGTAAAACGACGGAGACACTCCGCCCCCTCCCAAGGGGATCATATCAAGTTTTCGGGGTACGTTTATTGTATCCCACGCAGACTCAAAAAGCAACATTTTGACCGCTTGTTGTCGTTGTTCTGTGATAAAGTCACCCTCACCCTTGGATTGTAGCATATCATGGTGGACTTTCATGGAGTAAAGACAAAAGAAAAACCCGCTTGACAGCGAGTTCTTTGGTGTAAGTCCAAAGAACTATACTCGTAAATCAGCTCAAGACAATGAAATATGGATTTTCATTTTTTGATTGTGGGCCAAATTGTGGGCCATTTTGCACTCGCTTACCCCCTATTCCGGCAGGAGCTAAACGCCCCGTCAGGACACCCTTTTGATATCGTGCCTCTTCGCCTTGCCGTTTCCCGGAGCCTATGCCCCAACCGACTTTTTCTCTTTTTTCCAATTCGCCGCATCCAGCATCAGATCGGCGAGGGTCTTGACCTTGACGCCCCCGGACAGCTCCACGTCCTGCTTGTCGGTCCAACCGAAATTTTTCAGGGCAAAGATCGGCCCGGACGGGTTGCGGGAATGCAGGGCCTTCTCGTACTCCATCTCAACCCGGAGCTTGGCCTTTTTTACCGAGTTCAGAAACTCCGGTCGCTGCGCGTACTCGTCCAACGCCGAGCATGACGACAGCCCCAGGGCCAGGATGAGGCCGGTCAGAAGGGCGGGCTCCTCCTTGGCCGGTCCCTAACGAACCGTGAGGGACAGGGGGATCAATCGGATTGACACCCTGAGGGGGACGCCCTAAGAAACTCTGAGGGTGACAAGGGTACTCGCGAAATGAGTACCCTAAGAAATTCCGAGGGTATTCGAGGCCCGTCGTGAAACGCGACGCACTGGGTAACCTGGCACAAAAAGAACTTGTAGCAGGGGCCAAGGGGCGGGGGTCGTTCGCTTGATAAATTTATCAAGCCTTGCCCCTGTGCGTAATTCGGCGGACTGCGGTTTAACCGCATCCAGCAATCCAGAATCTTCCCCGGATTACCTGTAGACCTCTCTCCTGTGGCCGACCTTCAAGACGAGGACGACAAGCTCCCCGTCCCGAAGGTCGCAGATGAGCCGGTAGTTCCCCACGCGGTAGCGCCAGTGTCCGGCCCAAGCCCCTCTCATGGCCCTCCCAAGGTCTCGGGGAGAGTTTGGCGCTGTGGCAACGCGGTTATCCATGCAGTCCATAATCCGGGACGCAACCGCCCGAGGCAGCTTTCCCAGCTGGTCTTGAGCCGTTTTGGTGTAGTTAATTGCCCAGGCCAAGGCGGCGCCTCACCTCTTCCGCCGTGTATACCTTCTCTTCCCCACGAGCTACGGCTTCGGAAAGCCTCATCGCATCCTCGGCATCCTCCAGGTCCTCAAGATACTGCTCAATGGCCATCAACATTAACCTTTCCGGCTTCTGCTTGACCTCGCCGCTTCTGACCTCGATACGCTCCCGCAGCTCCTGCGGCAACTCCAGCACGAACTGAGCCATCCCCTACCCCTCCTCCCCACTCTGAATCTTTCCCCGGCAAGTATGTGCCTCCAGCCAAGAATGCAGACCGTTAAGGTCAAGCATCCCCTGCGCCAGGGACAGCGCTGTCTCGGTAATCTCCTTCTCGCTCGCTTGGAGCCGTAACCCGTTCTCGGAGAGGAATAACGTCATCAGGAGAATCCCCAGACGCTTGTTGCCATCCTGGAGAGGGTGCCCCTGGATGATCGAGCGCCCTATCACCGAGGCCAGAGCCAAGAGGTCGCTGTCGTAGTAATGTGAGACTGCGGCCAAGTTGGTGACATAGCCGATGGGATTGAGGTTGATGATCCCGATGGGGTCTCCAGCATACTGCTCCTGGAGGAGGGGCACTGCGTCAAGTATGGCCTCCTCATCGAGCCATTCAATACTTTGCGAGCTCATCGAACGCGCCCTTGTGCTCCTCGATGATCTGGGACATCAAGGCCCTCCGGTTTTCACGCCGTTGGCTCCCTTCCTCCCGAGGCTTCCCGTCGTCCCCCTGGCGGCAGATGACGCCGGTATTCCCATGCTTCCGCAAAACGCTTTTGACGGCCATCCCCTACCCCTCCTCCCCCTTGGCCGCAGACACCGCAGCCGCGACCTCCTCTCGCAAAGCGGCCTGCTCCGCCTTGCGGCGCTCCCACACGGCAGCAAAACCTTGGAGGCCGGGCTCGTATGTCTCAACAGACACCCGAGGAATAACCCAGGTGTTGCCAATCTTTTGAGCTCCATGCAAACGATTTTGATTGCACAACCTTAAAACCTGGCTTCTCCCCAACCCCATAATCCCTGAGGCCTCTGTGACACTGAGCAAATCCTTATCACTCAATGCAAATCCCCCCTATATGATATTAGGGTCTATACACACCATAATATCATAAGCATAAATACATAATAATGCTGATTATAATACGGCTCAATTAATCCATAACATCACCATCAACCAAGGCAAAGCAGATTGACAAAGCGAGGCCCAGGGGACGGGCAGGGAAGTCCCCCCAACCGGCTTCGCGGGAGTCGGGAGCGTGCGGCGCGAGGATCGACGGGGAACACGAATGAGCCGGGGGAGGCGAGGCGGAGGCGAGACCGAGGCCGAGCAGGACAAAAAAACCCGCTTGGCAGCGGGCTTTTTGGACGATTTTGGACGTTCTTAAAAATGAAAATGGTGGACTGTGAGGGACTCGAACCCACGACCCGCTGATTAAGAGTCAGCTGCTCTACCAACTGAGCTAACAGTCCACTTCTCTTTGGCGCGCCCGGCAGGATTCGAACCCGCGACCTACGGATCCGAAGTCCGTCGCTCTATCCAACTGAGCTACGAGCGCGTATTTTCCTATGGGGTGAGCGAGGGGACTTGAACCCCCAACCCCCGGAACCACAATCCGGTGCTCTAACCAATTGAACTACGCTCACCATTTTCAATTCTTGGCGCGCCCGGCAGGATTCGAACCCGCGACCTACGGCTTAGAAGGCCGTTGCTCTATCCAGCTGAGCTACAAGCGCGTCTCGCTCATAATGGAGCGGGAAACGGGATTCGAACCCGCGACCTACGGCTTGGAAGGCCATCGCTCTAGCCAACTGAGCTATTCCCGCGTCGACACACTTTAGGTCTGCGCTGGTCGGGGCGAAAGGATTTGAACCTTCGACCCCCTGCTCCCAAAGCAGGTGCGCTGACCAGACTGCGCCACGCCCCGAAAATTAATGGTGGAGCTGAGGAGATTCGAACTCCCGACCTCTTCCGTGCGAGGGAAGCGCGCTCCCAGCTGCGCTACAGCCCCGTTACAACAACGAGGAGTATTTTATACGCCAGACTCGATCTTGTCAACAAAGAACGTCCCATTTTTCCGAAAGAGCCGCAGCGGCATCCGCAACCTCTGCAAAAAGAGGAAGGAATAGTCCTCGGCTCTTTTCCAAGTTAAGCTACTGTCCTGATTTTTAGGGGTAAAAAACGCTTAAAACCTTTTGCTACTTATGCGTTATCATCGTAAAGTGAGTTATAAAGCCCCTCAACCTGCTTCATAAAGTTACGAATCGCCTTACCATCCGTCCAAGGGATGTTGAAGGAATGCTTCAAAGTAAGCCCTCCATTGTTCCGCACCAAAATCTGGCAGGAAAAATCGGTGTCTGAGAAGAGGAGATCAAACTTGAAAAGCGTATCGAACTCTTCATCCAAGACAAAAATCTTTCCATGATCGGAACAGTAGACTTTTAGATTTTTAATAGACATCGTAGTATCAATGAAGTCAATGATGATTGTGGAGATTGGTTTCAAATTCTCGCCCTCCTCACTTGAAGTTGAGCCATGCTCAAAAGAATTCAATCCACAGGAACCACACACATGGTCACCCCCTATCGGAGAGCATTCGGGGAAAAACAGGGCTTTATTATAATATAAACAGAGTCACGACACAAACACACAATCCGTGATGTCTTATATCACGGTATGGTCGTGGTCGTGGTGCTTCATGGGAATGACCTCCATCCCATGCCTGGCGCGGTAGTCGTTGAGTGCCGTATGGATGGCCTCCTCCGCCAGGACGGAACAGTGCATCTTGATGGGCGGCAAGCCGTCCAGCGCCTCGGCGACGGCGTTGTTCGTCAGGTTCCAAGCCTCGTCGATCGTCTTCCCTTTGATGAGCTCCGTCGCCATGCTTGACGACGCGATAGCCGACGCGCATCCGAAGGTCTTGAACTTGACGTCCTCGATGACGTTGTCCTTGACCTTCAGATATATCTTCATTATATCCCCACACTTGGGGTTTCCGGCCTCGCCGACCCCATCGGCATTCTCTATCTCTCCCACGTTGCGCGGATTGCTGAAATGCTCCATGACCTTCTCGCTGTAATTCAGTGCCATTTCGTCCACCCCCAGGACATGTCCCTTTCGTTGAGCACGCCACCCCGTTTTTTATCGGCAGGAGACGAGCCTCCACTATTCTCCGCCGCGGCGCTTCAGGAGGTCCTCCCAGAGCGGCGACATGGACCGCCGCCGGGCTACGATCTCCGGAAGCACGTCCAAGACATAATCTACCTGCTCGCCGGTAGTACCACACCCCAGCGTCATACGTAGGGAACCGTGCGCCATCTCATGAGACAGCCCCAGAGCCAGAAGCACATGGGAGGGCTCGAGCGACGCCGAGGAACAGGCGCTGCCCGTCGAGGCCGATATCCCCTTCGAGTCCAAATCCAAAAGGAGGGTCTCCCCCTCTATGCCGATAAAGCTGAAGTTCGTGTTGTTGGGCAGCCGCTCGTCACCCCGGGCTCCATTCAGTTTGGTG
The sequence above is a segment of the uncultured Fretibacterium sp. genome. Coding sequences within it:
- a CDS encoding ABC-2 family transporter protein; the protein is MRKYCGIFRTALANQLEYRVNFISSFLFSLAPFGVNTLLWIAAARGNDGMPLGTEGIVTYYFTTLIVSNITSTTSIFRISDDIRLGNLSQYLLKPYNYALYQLMTDMPQRVVFVVMNAVPLAVLYALLRRYIVPHPAGISLSKVAIFAAFLLVGYLINFLVDFSISLYSFYFSRVSSLYTSIRVLRNISAGIVFPLMLLPDAPFTFLIRLPFAYTNYIPTTFLMGMLSEREALFCLSKAAGWVLLLAAGCAVLWKKGMRRYSAYGG
- a CDS encoding ATP-binding cassette domain-containing protein: MPARAVSRSSVITAERIGKDYAYYKKEPGLRGSLRNLFHREPLLKSAVNDLSFQIPRGAITGLIGLNGAGKTTTLKMLSGLIMPSRGRIDVLGYRPFDKKKEYLRRISMVMGNKSQLWWDLPALDSFELNRTIYGVEDGDYRDTLRMMVELLGVEELVNVQVRRLSLGERMKMELIAALLHKPDVIFLDEPTIGLDVVTQHNIREFLKRYCAAHASTVILTSHNFNDIVSLCDSLILLDKGEKIYADTFGNFKRDFLSQKYFILKLNAPNADGMIEALGSRGSLQAEKVEDNAVRISADPETSLDILKDISNRFIDELSDINIENIGMEDVIRRIYGR
- a CDS encoding ABC transporter permease, translated to MKKYRSVMKAYLRGSLMNLMEYKFNFIAGGTFELVWTAMYVLFIDVVFTHTETINGWNRYQTLMLTFQGGLMDSAFTFLIVPGLRRLPEMVNTGSLDFILLKPINKRFNISFHEFDVPQVKNILLNAAGIAYCLARLETPLTPAGAVTYVLLSLNGFLLIYSIMYLLMSLSFWVMRMDIVMGIGSELITAGNKPMTIYPSLVRKFLIFAVPLLVCFNFPILSVVKGLSLPLTIYSFASSLVFFCLSDFVFERGLRRYAGAGS
- a CDS encoding YafY family protein codes for the protein MKLDRLLGIIIHLLNHENVSASRLAERFQVSVRTIQRDIISISSAGIPVYSVNGRFGGYSILPAYKMKNIDIRSGEQQMIARALESLATSYSNDALDTLIEKYNAIIEREGGQKVFWDFSVARENKRVQDLNALLESAISDRKCVAFDYRNADGRRSRPHVEPLAIHYKWYAWYLFAYSLERREYRTFKVARMQNPEVTERSSRIEHGDVERRMQESEQAYYRTCIDIEVHFSAEDAPLMEEYFPDCPIEELAEDARRTFIRVPARERLWKALLLSFGDRVKVVGPEDYRVELIETARKFLSNYDTQLSREAAKM
- a CDS encoding NYN domain-containing protein; amino-acid sequence: MLCCEPAKKRVAAFFDCQNLFKSVKTLWGYSYPNFSPIELAKLLTVRHHNEGWILTGIHLYTGLHDLAINETWHHFWNKKLAAHKNQDSRVTFFTAPLRYSGDVAREKGVDIRIALDMVRMARLAEYDVALLFSQDNDFGEVAEEIRAIVKEKQRWIKIASAYPYDACNKLRGVNKTDWEKISKAEYDSCIDPTDYRPSTSQGSETRPTV
- a CDS encoding type II toxin-antitoxin system RelE/ParE family toxin — protein: MAWAINYTKTAQDQLGKLPRAVASRIMDCMDNRVATAPNSPRDLGRAMRGAWAGHWRYRVGNYRLICDLRDGELVVLVLKVGHRREVYR
- a CDS encoding type II toxin-antitoxin system death-on-curing family toxin; the encoded protein is MSSQSIEWLDEEAILDAVPLLQEQYAGDPIGIINLNPIGYVTNLAAVSHYYDSDLLALASVIGRSIIQGHPLQDGNKRLGILLMTLFLSENGLRLQASEKEITETALSLAQGMLDLNGLHSWLEAHTCRGKIQSGEEG
- a CDS encoding helix-turn-helix domain-containing protein produces the protein MSDKDLLSVTEASGIMGLGRSQVLRLCNQNRLHGAQKIGNTWVIPRVSVETYEPGLQGFAAVWERRKAEQAALREEVAAAVSAAKGEEG
- the nifU gene encoding Fe-S cluster assembly scaffold protein NifU, which codes for MALNYSEKVMEHFSNPRNVGEIENADGVGEAGNPKCGDIMKIYLKVKDNVIEDVKFKTFGCASAIASSSMATELIKGKTIDEAWNLTNNAVAEALDGLPPIKMHCSVLAEEAIHTALNDYRARHGMEVIPMKHHDHDHTVI